A portion of the Shewanella sp. SNU WT4 genome contains these proteins:
- a CDS encoding ATP-binding protein gives MSFRSQLLLGMGLLLLVPIGWLWLQFQHQAQTGHTQHQALIDYRAQDVGDALGKQLIAWQQQAILATTAFDELKFAEDISDSDKLGQLAQLFPEFDFIGLYDTAHQLVTHHANAQLLDDPSVHASVLPASLSLSAAKVNQIYAEVWQQNPRITHSAPSLYALVVNDKAWQQLAFITKAKVGGHYLLWLIDAERLLSFLKVQQQQDKKAFGWQSLLLSDDKGLLQWRIDYAARESSTPSEGGKLNSPTVAFYPSLQPLHPWHLQLAMTPLQASPELLQQDWFWRSLQLLILLLVLTAAWFIYITRGLNRLLQLSHYVIEQSGSANAAPQSMNLKLPRAVTAAWQPLLELLKQYQTMQQDYLKLQDANRYLRQDLQLKDGAMATSTISLAILDTAEFHFPVVYANQTYSQGHDNAVGTIIGQTCRYLDSEFTPASTVTTLTQAIANSECADVLLKDATNPNNPSWLHVHFAPINTSEHLKRYYVAVGTDITQLKAYEKRVRDLNMSLEQKVNVRTLALQQAEHQLRATLDTMSDALLVVDPDGTIKEVNRTAINLFGFRAEEIFGQNLALVMADCDHIPNIDAWFTSLLVGTTKKMRSQVETLAINKSGALFAVEVSVTCVRSKYQQTYTMVLRDISDRKAAEVRLRNAKDEAELANRTKSEFLANMSHELRTPMNAVIGMTEIVLDTELTREQRRHLTTVSKSAHSLLGLLNDILDLTKLERGSVELERLAFDIRRTLGSVINLMELQALKNGLKISYQVAANVPNLVVSDPAKLRQVLINLIGNAIKFTEKGEIKVSAYLTDSSQGGLVNFVVADTGIGISNDRLEHIFKPFVQSDGSISRRYGGTGLGTTISRELVEKMGGQMWVESELGVGSRFYFTIYAPAAKDQTKVQFQEENPLTCYRLLEPLKILLAEDVAVNAELIQTRLGREKHQIDWAKDGLEAVELFELAEGQYDLVLMDIHMPNMNGFEAHKRIKEYAAKQGRPVPVIALTASGMRRDVDQCLDEGMDGFVIKPVDFAHLNSEMAKLVPLHFELSSADSVLTPAQEALEQHDRFVNVRHCIQVDKALHNWGDESLYLKMLREFPSHWQSLVTEINQCLEKNEYQRAKGATHKLKGVAGGLGMANLYDATRLLDDALSDSAPGAKLLGLLSELEDALFAVTSAINKLPLEPQKNLTLDSNIELIEIDELLARLLIFREKLERGMLDDAELECLSQQLLGYGLTELAGLLVELTEDFDFTGAIGVIDQSAEQLNQQMEQSHG, from the coding sequence ATGTCATTTAGGAGTCAATTATTACTAGGGATGGGGTTATTGCTACTCGTGCCTATCGGTTGGCTATGGCTGCAATTCCAGCATCAAGCGCAAACGGGTCATACTCAACATCAAGCCCTGATTGACTATCGCGCCCAAGACGTGGGCGATGCCTTAGGTAAACAATTAATTGCATGGCAACAACAAGCCATACTGGCTACCACTGCGTTTGATGAGCTTAAGTTTGCCGAAGATATCAGTGACAGCGATAAGTTAGGACAATTAGCTCAGCTTTTCCCCGAATTTGATTTTATCGGCCTCTATGATACCGCTCACCAATTGGTGACTCATCACGCCAATGCGCAGTTACTTGATGACCCAAGCGTACATGCCTCTGTGCTACCTGCCTCTTTATCTCTGTCTGCGGCTAAGGTGAATCAAATCTACGCCGAGGTTTGGCAGCAAAACCCGCGCATCACTCACAGTGCCCCGAGCTTGTATGCCTTAGTGGTTAACGACAAGGCGTGGCAGCAATTAGCATTTATCACTAAAGCCAAAGTTGGGGGTCATTATTTATTGTGGCTGATTGATGCAGAACGCTTGTTATCCTTTCTAAAAGTGCAGCAGCAACAAGACAAAAAGGCCTTTGGCTGGCAATCGCTATTATTAAGCGATGATAAGGGGTTGCTGCAATGGCGCATTGATTATGCGGCGCGTGAATCGAGCACGCCAAGCGAGGGCGGTAAGCTCAATTCACCCACAGTCGCCTTTTATCCAAGCTTACAGCCGCTGCATCCTTGGCATTTACAATTGGCGATGACGCCATTGCAAGCCTCCCCAGAATTATTACAGCAAGACTGGTTTTGGCGCTCATTGCAGCTGCTCATCTTATTGCTCGTGTTAACGGCAGCATGGTTTATTTACATCACCCGCGGCCTTAATCGCTTATTGCAGTTATCGCACTATGTCATAGAGCAAAGCGGGTCAGCTAATGCGGCGCCGCAAAGCATGAATTTAAAATTACCGCGCGCAGTAACAGCGGCTTGGCAGCCGTTGCTAGAGTTACTTAAACAATATCAAACCATGCAGCAAGATTATCTTAAGCTACAAGATGCTAATCGTTATCTTCGCCAAGACTTACAGCTTAAAGATGGCGCTATGGCGACATCGACCATTAGCCTAGCGATCCTTGATACCGCAGAATTTCATTTCCCTGTGGTTTATGCCAATCAAACCTATAGCCAAGGACATGACAATGCGGTGGGCACTATCATTGGGCAAACGTGCCGTTATTTAGACAGTGAATTTACCCCAGCATCAACGGTAACCACGCTCACTCAAGCCATCGCTAATAGTGAGTGCGCAGATGTGTTACTTAAAGATGCCACCAACCCTAATAATCCTTCTTGGCTACATGTGCACTTTGCGCCCATTAATACCAGCGAGCACCTTAAACGCTACTATGTGGCGGTAGGCACAGATATCACCCAACTCAAGGCTTATGAAAAGCGGGTGCGCGATTTAAATATGTCGCTGGAGCAAAAAGTGAATGTCCGCACGTTAGCCTTGCAGCAAGCCGAGCATCAACTGCGGGCCACCTTAGATACCATGAGTGATGCGCTGTTAGTGGTTGACCCTGATGGCACTATTAAAGAGGTGAATCGCACCGCGATAAATCTGTTTGGCTTTCGCGCAGAAGAGATCTTTGGCCAGAACTTAGCGTTAGTCATGGCGGACTGCGATCATATCCCGAATATCGATGCTTGGTTTACTAGCTTGTTAGTCGGCACCACTAAAAAAATGCGTTCGCAAGTGGAAACACTCGCCATTAATAAGAGCGGCGCCCTGTTTGCGGTAGAAGTATCTGTGACCTGCGTGCGCAGTAAATACCAGCAAACTTACACTATGGTGCTTAGGGATATTAGCGACAGAAAAGCCGCCGAAGTACGTTTGCGTAACGCCAAAGATGAGGCGGAATTAGCCAACCGTACTAAGTCAGAGTTTTTGGCCAATATGAGTCATGAACTGCGCACCCCAATGAATGCTGTCATCGGCATGACAGAAATAGTGCTAGATACTGAGCTGACGCGGGAGCAAAGACGCCATCTCACGACAGTCTCTAAATCAGCGCATTCTTTGCTGGGCTTATTAAATGACATTTTAGATTTAACTAAATTAGAGCGCGGCTCAGTGGAGCTTGAGCGTTTAGCCTTTGATATACGTCGTACCTTAGGTTCTGTGATTAATCTCATGGAGCTACAAGCTCTGAAAAATGGCTTGAAAATTAGTTATCAAGTGGCCGCTAACGTGCCCAATTTAGTGGTTTCTGATCCCGCCAAACTGAGGCAAGTGCTGATTAATCTTATTGGAAACGCCATTAAATTTACCGAAAAAGGCGAGATTAAAGTAAGTGCTTACCTGACCGATAGTAGCCAAGGCGGCCTAGTCAATTTTGTGGTGGCAGATACTGGCATTGGAATTTCAAACGATAGGCTAGAGCATATTTTTAAACCTTTTGTGCAATCAGATGGCTCTATTTCGCGCCGTTATGGTGGCACCGGGCTTGGCACAACCATTTCCCGCGAATTGGTGGAAAAAATGGGCGGGCAAATGTGGGTTGAAAGTGAGCTTGGTGTTGGCTCGCGCTTTTATTTCACCATTTATGCACCGGCGGCCAAAGATCAAACTAAGGTGCAGTTTCAAGAAGAAAATCCGCTTACCTGCTATCGATTGCTTGAGCCGTTAAAAATCTTGTTGGCAGAGGATGTGGCGGTTAATGCCGAATTAATTCAGACCCGTTTAGGCCGAGAGAAGCATCAGATTGATTGGGCAAAAGATGGTCTTGAGGCAGTGGAATTATTTGAGTTAGCCGAAGGTCAGTACGATCTGGTGTTAATGGATATTCATATGCCCAATATGAATGGCTTTGAGGCCCATAAACGCATTAAGGAATATGCAGCTAAGCAAGGGCGCCCAGTGCCAGTAATCGCCTTAACGGCAAGCGGCATGCGGCGCGATGTTGACCAATGTCTTGATGAGGGCATGGATGGCTTTGTGATAAAGCCAGTTGATTTTGCACATCTTAATAGTGAAATGGCCAAATTAGTTCCTTTGCATTTTGAGCTATCCAGCGCTGATAGTGTGCTCACTCCAGCGCAAGAAGCACTCGAACAACATGACAGATTTGTTAATGTCCGCCACTGTATTCAAGTCGATAAAGCCTTGCATAATTGGGGCGATGAGAGCCTGTATTTAAAAATGTTGCGGGAATTTCCAAGCCATTGGCAAAGCTTGGTCACTGAAATTAATCAATGCCTAGAAAAGAATGAGTATCAGCGAGCTAAGGGCGCGACTCATAAACTTAAAGGGGTCGCAGGCGGGCTTGGCATGGCAAATTTGTATGATGCTACGCGACTACTCGACGATGCCTTAAGTGACTCGGCGCCAGGGGCTAAATTATTAGGCTTATTAAGCGAGTTAGAAGATGCCTTGTTTGCGGTCACATCAGCCATTAACAAGTTACCGCTTGAGCCGCAAAAAAATCTAACGTTAGACTCGAATATTGAGTTGATAGAGATTGATGAATTATTAGCAAGATTATTGATTTTTAGGGAAAAACTAGAGCGAGGCATGCTTGATGATGCAGAGCTTGAATGTTTGAGCCAGCAGTTACTCGGCTATGGATTAACCGAGTTAGCGGGTTTGCTGGTGGAGTTAACCGAAGATTTTGATTTTACCGGCGCAATTGGGGTTATAGATCAAAGTGCAGAACAACTAAACCAGCAAATGGAGCAATCCCATGGATAG
- a CDS encoding response regulator → MDRKIRVLAVDDELANLKLLRSILGSDEYDVAFALNGADAIKLLESDIYDVVLLDIMMPETDGYKVLERLRRWDRIWRTRVIVLSALDDVEGKLKAFSLGAVDYVTKPFNKNELISRIKVRLMQPTALEMISLSIRMLSHELAQNKEAIVALNSDAPSCLPILTKTEKRLNQLLLYFHLKKTEIRLNAVPVKRYLSDLLTSVKNQHAIEANIESTSGLTLAADNSLLDKMFRAVLSFMSGRSSDTVQLSVRDLDTHADFIFSHKGPMVSMDAIEAWSDPLADTHDTSDVFVSFAMANACVIAHKHGGKISCQSQATHTQIHIVLPLRAGSQ, encoded by the coding sequence ATGGATAGAAAAATACGGGTTCTTGCTGTCGATGACGAACTGGCAAATTTAAAATTACTGCGCAGTATTTTAGGCTCAGATGAGTATGATGTGGCCTTCGCCTTAAATGGTGCAGATGCCATTAAATTATTAGAGTCAGATATTTACGATGTAGTGTTATTGGATATCATGATGCCAGAAACCGACGGTTATAAGGTGTTAGAGCGCTTGCGCCGCTGGGATCGGATTTGGCGCACGCGGGTTATCGTGTTATCAGCACTTGATGATGTGGAAGGCAAGCTCAAGGCATTTTCCTTAGGCGCGGTGGATTATGTCACTAAACCCTTTAATAAGAATGAGTTAATCTCAAGAATTAAAGTGCGGTTAATGCAACCGACCGCGCTTGAAATGATAAGTTTGTCTATTCGCATGTTAAGTCATGAACTTGCGCAAAATAAAGAAGCCATAGTCGCGCTTAATAGTGATGCCCCGAGCTGCTTGCCGATTTTAACTAAAACCGAAAAGCGCCTTAATCAATTACTCTTGTATTTTCATCTTAAAAAGACCGAAATTCGCTTAAATGCCGTGCCAGTTAAGCGCTATTTGAGTGACTTGCTGACGTCGGTAAAAAACCAACATGCCATTGAGGCCAATATCGAAAGTACCTCTGGCTTAACGCTGGCGGCGGATAACAGTCTGTTAGATAAGATGTTTAGGGCGGTGCTTAGCTTTATGTCCGGGCGCTCAAGCGACACAGTTCAACTTTCGGTGCGTGATTTGGACACACATGCCGATTTTATCTTTAGTCATAAAGGCCCTATGGTGTCCATGGATGCCATTGAAGCATGGAGTGACCCCTTGGCCGATACACATGATACCTCTGATGTGTTCGTGAGTTTTGCCATGGCCAATGCCTGCGTCATAGCCCATAAGCATGGCGGTAAGATCAGTTGCCAATCGCAAGCTACTCATACCCAAATCCATATTGTGTTACCACTACGGGCAGGGTCACAATAA
- a CDS encoding HD domain-containing phosphohydrolase, which yields MTNILVVDDIKENLLLFKAILESANYCVYFAQSGKDAISRLENLKYPAIDIILLDVMMPDMTGFEVCKHLKHNPRTAKIPVIFVTALVDEPNETLGFEAGGVDYITKPISAARVLARVKNHLSLVRFEELESTRLLIIQKLGRAAEYKNNETGYHVIRMSHYSRLLGLAYGLSDIDADILFHAAAMHDVGKIGTPDHILLKPGALDESEWNIMKLHPIIGAEIIGDHDIPLLKAARDIALTHHEKWDGSGYPFGLAGEEIPLFGRIVAIADVFDALTSCRSYKDSWSLTDTCQAIADGAGLQFDPTLVALFLQPQMLEKVKQVQIDWQESHPNDRSSSCA from the coding sequence ATGACTAACATCTTGGTGGTGGATGATATTAAAGAGAACTTATTGCTGTTTAAGGCGATTTTGGAGTCAGCGAATTACTGCGTGTATTTCGCGCAATCTGGCAAAGATGCAATTAGTCGCCTAGAGAACCTTAAATATCCCGCCATAGATATTATTTTGCTTGATGTGATGATGCCTGACATGACAGGGTTTGAGGTCTGTAAGCACCTTAAACACAATCCGCGCACCGCTAAAATTCCGGTTATTTTTGTCACTGCCTTAGTCGATGAACCCAATGAAACCTTAGGTTTTGAGGCGGGAGGCGTTGATTATATTACTAAACCTATAAGCGCCGCGCGCGTGCTCGCCCGGGTTAAAAACCATTTATCCTTAGTGCGGTTTGAAGAATTAGAATCAACCCGTTTATTGATTATTCAAAAGCTTGGCCGCGCCGCCGAATATAAAAATAATGAAACTGGTTACCATGTCATTCGTATGAGTCATTACAGTCGTTTGCTTGGGCTTGCCTATGGTTTATCGGACATTGATGCGGATATTTTGTTTCATGCCGCGGCTATGCACGATGTTGGTAAAATCGGCACGCCGGATCATATCTTGCTAAAACCTGGGGCGCTTGATGAAAGTGAATGGAATATCATGAAGCTGCATCCGATTATCGGCGCGGAAATTATCGGGGATCATGATATTCCCTTATTAAAAGCCGCGCGCGATATCGCCTTAACTCATCACGAAAAATGGGACGGTAGTGGTTATCCCTTTGGTTTAGCAGGCGAAGAAATCCCTTTATTTGGCCGCATAGTTGCCATTGCCGATGTATTTGATGCTCTAACTAGCTGCCGCTCCTATAAGGATTCTTGGTCACTTACCGACACCTGCCAAGCCATAGCCGATGGCGCAGGCCTGCAGTTTGACCCGACCTTAGTTGCCTTGTTTTTACAGCCACAAATGCTTGAAAAAGTAAAACAAGTGCAAATCGACTGGCAAGAAAGCCATCCGAATGACAGAAGTTCTAGCTGCGCCTAA